The nucleotide window TCCAGCGGGGCTCGATGACGCGATCACCGTGTTGCAGTGGACGGTCACCCACGCGGCCCGGCTGGGTATCGATGCCGATCGGCTGGCCGTTGCCGGTAGCAGCTCCGGCGGCGCCCTGGCCGCATGTCTGACGCATCGGGCCGCTGACGGCTTGCTGCCCCCGATCGCCTTTCAGTTGTTACACCAACCGGTGCTCGATGATCGGCCTACCGCCTCCATGCTCGAATTCCGCGGCACCCCGGCATTCGATGGTGAGGCGGCAGAACTCATGTGGCGACATTATCTGGCCGGGCAACCGGCTTCGCCGGACGCCGTCCCCGCTCGCAGGGCCGTATTCAACGGACTGCCACCAACGTTGATCACATGCGCAGAAATCGATCCGTTTCGTGACGAAGCGGTCGAGTACGCGCTGCGGCTGCTTCGTGCGGGGATATCCACTGAGCTACATGTATTTCCGGGCGCCTGTCACGGATTCGATTCGTTGCTGCCCGAATGGTCCACGACGCAAAGGCTTTTCGCACTACAGGGAAACGCATTGTCGACCGCGTTCCGCGAAGGGTAGGCGACGGTGTCCACCGAAAGTGGGGCACCAGCTGACGGTGCCCGAACGAGGAAATGCTGCCCTTGCGGCGGTCACTCTGATTGCTGAACTGTGTCTACCGTTGGGGCTCCTACACCCGTTTGGTGGAAGCAAGTGCGTCACCGTGGCACATGGGGTCCTATTCAACTCAGACGAGACAGTTTTTGGGATGGCCGTCTTCATCGTCGACGATGTCTGCGACCGACGAACAACCTCTAGGCCGCTACGATCGGCCAGCTCGGGCCGGCGGGCATCACGGAAATGGATGTCGCAATTCGCCATTCCCGCTGGCCGGGGCGGTCATCTTGGCGGGCTCACGTAGAGTTGCCACGATGCGCGCACGGTGGCCCCTGGCGGTGCGCCGGCAGGAAGGTGCATAGTCCACCCGTATGACAGACGATCGCCTCAACACGGCAACCAAGGACGGCAGCCTGGTCGAGATCTATCGGCGCATGTCGGGGACCGCTGAGGTGGAAACCATTGCGGCGTGGCTCAAACCAAACAGCACGGTGTTGGACTTAGGAGCCGGTGCCGGACGCATCGCCAATCCGCTGGCCGAACTCGGACACCAGGTCACTGCGGTAGACGACTCGGCCGACATGCTCGCCCACGTCCGCTGCGCCCGAACCGTCCAAGCCCGCATCGAAGACGTGCGGTTACCCGAAAGGTTCGATGCAGTACTCCTGATGAGCAGCCTGGTCAACTATCCGGGGACGCAACTGCGCAGGGGCGTCGTCGCGACTGTCGCGCATCATCTCAAGCTGACCGGCAAGGCACTCATCCAGTGGAGCTCACCGAGTTGGTTCGCTCAGCGGCCGCCGGGCCGTTACCGGCGAATGGACGGTCAAACGATGCAGACCATGGCGATCCACACCAGCGATGGCGAGTTCGTTATCGGAGAGTTCACCCTGGATTTCGACGGAATGAGTCTGACCCAACCGCTTTGCGTGCAACGGGTAAGTGTCGACGAACTCAGGTCCGTGCTCGAACACGCCGGATTGCGCTTGAACACACCCGATCCGGAATCGGCGCGATGGCTCGAGGCGTCCCCGCAACGCTGACCGATTCGACATCCGCGAACCGCGGGCGAGGCGCTACCCCGCATCGAACGTGAGGAGTTGGCGCACCGCCGAGTCGGCAAGGTGGCGG belongs to Mycobacterium basiliense and includes:
- a CDS encoding alpha/beta hydrolase, whose amino-acid sequence is MSDLEAIDRLDAALRAVAVTRTNFSSESIPMIRDSMNDRRRASAEAETAAAGVPVVEDVARAESGAAVPVRIYQGASAPAPAVIYCHAGGFALGNLDTDHRQCLELARRGQCSVVSVDYRLAPEHPFPAGLDDAITVLQWTVTHAARLGIDADRLAVAGSSSGGALAACLTHRAADGLLPPIAFQLLHQPVLDDRPTASMLEFRGTPAFDGEAAELMWRHYLAGQPASPDAVPARRAVFNGLPPTLITCAEIDPFRDEAVEYALRLLRAGISTELHVFPGACHGFDSLLPEWSTTQRLFALQGNALSTAFREG
- a CDS encoding class I SAM-dependent methyltransferase, giving the protein MTDDRLNTATKDGSLVEIYRRMSGTAEVETIAAWLKPNSTVLDLGAGAGRIANPLAELGHQVTAVDDSADMLAHVRCARTVQARIEDVRLPERFDAVLLMSSLVNYPGTQLRRGVVATVAHHLKLTGKALIQWSSPSWFAQRPPGRYRRMDGQTMQTMAIHTSDGEFVIGEFTLDFDGMSLTQPLCVQRVSVDELRSVLEHAGLRLNTPDPESARWLEASPQR